The following proteins come from a genomic window of Streptomyces liliiviolaceus:
- the rarD gene encoding EamA family transporter RarD: protein MNDARRGGLYGVAAYVLWGLFPLYFRLLESSSTLEILLQRLLWTLPVCLLVVAATGAAGRLRALLRRGRRVSALAGAAAVLAVNSGCYVYAVNTDRVIEASLGYFINPLVTVALAVLVRREQLRPLQWAAVSTGALSVLVVTVDYGRPPWIALILAVSFGLYGLIKKQVGGDVDALAGLTTEALTLAPLAAVGLAFYTATGHGTFTQDAPWHAMLLAAGGVTVVAPLLLFAAAARRLPLATIGLLQYLTPVLQLLIGVVLFHEEMPASRWSGFVLIWIALALLSTDALREQDRQSARRARSAPAAQPVPVELRTPEE, encoded by the coding sequence GTGAACGACGCACGCCGAGGAGGCCTGTACGGGGTCGCCGCCTACGTGCTGTGGGGCCTGTTCCCGCTGTACTTCCGGCTCCTGGAAAGCTCCAGCACCCTGGAGATCCTCCTGCAGCGGCTCCTGTGGACGCTGCCGGTCTGCCTGCTGGTGGTCGCGGCCACCGGCGCCGCGGGCCGGCTGCGCGCGCTGCTGCGCCGGGGGCGGCGCGTGTCCGCGCTCGCGGGGGCGGCCGCCGTGCTCGCGGTGAACTCGGGCTGCTACGTGTACGCCGTCAACACCGACCGCGTCATCGAGGCGTCGCTGGGTTACTTCATCAACCCCCTGGTGACCGTGGCACTGGCCGTGCTCGTACGACGAGAACAATTGCGCCCTCTCCAGTGGGCGGCGGTGTCCACGGGCGCCCTGTCCGTGCTGGTCGTCACCGTCGACTACGGCCGGCCGCCCTGGATCGCGCTGATCCTCGCGGTCTCGTTCGGGCTCTACGGACTGATCAAGAAGCAGGTCGGCGGGGACGTCGACGCGCTCGCCGGGCTCACCACCGAGGCCCTCACCCTCGCCCCCCTGGCCGCGGTCGGACTGGCCTTCTACACGGCCACCGGCCACGGGACCTTCACCCAGGACGCCCCCTGGCACGCCATGCTCCTCGCCGCGGGCGGTGTGACGGTCGTCGCCCCGCTCCTGCTGTTCGCGGCGGCCGCCCGGCGGCTGCCGCTGGCCACGATCGGGCTTCTCCAGTACCTGACACCGGTGCTGCAACTGCTCATCGGCGTCGTGCTGTTCCACGAGGAGATGCCGGCCTCGCGGTGGAGCGGCTTCGTCCTGATCTGGATCGCGCTGGCCCTGCTGAGCACCGACGCGCTGCGCGAGCAGGACCGGCAGAGCGCGCGGCGCGCGAGGAGCGCGCCCGCCGCGCAGCCCGTCCCGGTGGAACTGCGCACCCCTGAAGAGTGA